The DNA segment TAGTTGCCATCGGTGCTAACTGTTGTTCTCCAAAATTGATTGCCAAGTTGTTCGAGGGTATCAATAATGATAGACCGCATGCTCCTATTCCGTTAATAACATATCCAAATTCAGGAGAAAAGTACAATGTACAACTAGGGTGGATTGAAGGCGACATATGTGATAGGATTGATTCATTTGTGCCTGGCTGGCTGGACTTGGGAGTTAGTTATGTGGGTGGGTGCTGCAGAACTTATGCAGCTGATATTACCCATATACGCACCCAGGTGGATCGCTGGCTGAATCAAAAAACAATTAATGTTTAATAAATCACATTAAGCCTGCATTACTCTGCCTTAAGCCTTTGTATTACTTGCTTCACTTATTTTTTCACTCATATTTTGTTGAACTATAATTTTATTGCCTACTCTATTTATATATTTTAGCTATAGTTTACTAAAGTGCTGTAAGAAGGTTGTGAGTCCCTAATATTTGAGATAAGGATTGGTATTGGAATtaattaaatcttaatattaagAAGGTTAACTGTTTGTacaaaaacccaataaaaaatAAGCCTTTAAAAAGCTTTTGCTGAATTCCAGAGAATTTTCGGTTTGTCagtgaagaagaaagaaagagatGATAAGTTAAAAAATCTAATCAAGGAAAATGAAAAGCTGAGGGAACAGAATCTTAAGTTGACATTTGATATGTCCAAGTTGAAGAAGGATTTAGGAAAGGTGTGTTAAATGTACTTTAGTAATTGAATGTTGGTTTTGTATAATGTTTATAAATGTTTTGTGTTGTATCATGCTCTGGGAATGTTAACTTGTCTATAACATGTATCTGttcatattatatttatattattaagatGTTATTATAAAGTATATAATGTTATCAGAAAGTGTttatataatatatttattttaatattttcttttggtTTTTATTGTCAATGTCCTGAACTCCTGAATATGAATTTAGTGATGCTGGTGGCATAGGAATGTGTCATAAACTTCGAGCACAAGCTGTCCCAGACAGATTTGATTTCCAGATATTATAACATTATGCACATTAAAGTTACGTAACTAAACTATTTGTTTCAAGTTTCTACATTTGTGTAAACAATTGCATCATCTTACTGGAAAATAATGTAACAGTGAACAGACTGTTGATGATGATATCGTCCAGTTTTATCTTTCGCAAAGCTTGATAAgagtagaaaaaaatattattataactattaaAATCTTCCAACTTCGCCAAACATTTCACCCAAATACCAGCATGATGAGATAATGTCCTATAAATATCATGTTATCAACATTGATAACTCTCactgtaagtaaataataattagcaATTACTGCTGTTGAATATTTCCACCAGCTAAAAGACGATAAGTTCTCTGACTACATATCGCTGATGCGCGAGCGGGACGCGCGCTACACGCTGTACTTCGAGAACCTGGCCCTGCAGCTGAAGCTTAAGGAGCTGGACGGCGGCGCGGGCCCCCTGGACGACGCCTACGGGGACCCCGTCGTGCTCAGGATAGCGCTGGATCGTTGCAggtgaatgaccaaaatgattcgAAACTGGCACACTCAATGCAAAAGTGCAAACATCATCGTTGGTCATCCTGGTAGGCGGCGTGCATAGCTCTTAGAACTGAGATGGCTTTTGGGGCCGAAAAGCTCTCGAATGACCATCACGGACCGGAAAATGTAGTATAGGCACTTAGGTAGGCCTTCCACTCTCGGTGGGCCGACGATCTCGCGAAAAGCGCAGACCAGTCGTTTTGGAAATCCATGGAGGAGGCCATTGTCCAGCATTGGAGGACATTAGGTTTAATGAAACGGAAGCCATGAAAGTCAAGCTACTCTCTTCTATAAACCCCCACACCATGTGTGCCCAGTTGCCCACacataaaatatagaaaagtaCGGTAGGTAGGAATAAAACTATCCCCATCACGACTTTTTCGTACTCTTAATAGAGAGCAGCTGTCCTCGACCCAACGTGAGCTGAAGAAGATGACGGATGAGTACGCGGAGACGGTGCCTCGGCGAGAGCACGACAGCCTGACGGCGCAGTTCCACGACGCGACCAAACAGACGAATGCTTTGAAAGCTGAACTGCAAACTATTCACGACACGTATAAACGTGTGCTGGGTGAGTTTTAGAGATAATAAGACAGACAGATCAGATCTTCGACCAGAAGCTGCGTCTTTCGATCATCTGATTGATATCTGATATAGGTTCTACTTACTTAGACCAAAATTGCTAACTTACAAAAATATTCATGTTAACAATGGCTAGAAAATGATCAATGGGGAAAGATTTGTCAACAGCATTGAAAAAGAGCGTAGAAGAGGAGCTAGTTGAAGTCAAAGAAAGATGTAGCGAGCTGGAGCGTGCTGGCACGCCGCGCCCACAGTGGGAGCTTTGCGCCGACTTTATCGGCGGGGGACGAGACAGGTAAGGAAAAGGAAGAAGACCACAAGGTCAAGCAGCCATTTTTTGCTCAATATTCATAGCACCTACCACTACCGGGATAACTTAACTAGGTTTTATCGACAGTAAAATCGCAGATGCTTTTTTGCTCTAGATTTCATTCATCGGCATTATACCATAACAAAAAGATTACTTACACTTAGGTGGTGGCAGCTGGCAAGCGGACTATCATCACGGGATATCCTTCGCGTGTTGCTGAAAGAACTAGGACCAGCAGCAGAGAGCGAACAACTGGAACACTTCGATGGCCTTGTAAGCTAAAAATGTCCAACTAATAGCTATTCAACGCTTGAAAAGAACTACCtacccagattttttttctgaCTTTTTAGGGTATGGACCCCATGATACCGCCATACTTGCGCTACGAAGGCAAAGTCCGTAACTTGCGTCTGTCTCGGCGGGAGATCAGCGTGATCATAAACGACATCTGGCTCGGAAAACTGGAGCATGGTCAGGGGTTTTCCATGCAAGACTATGTCACCAAGTATTTTGAAGACAGGCAAGACGAAAAACCTAACAATTCTTTTTCAAGAATAAACTTTGTTACTTAACATCAAGAATATGTGTCCAGGTACCAACAGCCCTCAGTCCGCGCCGAATGGGCGTACAACCTGTGCGCCGGCGCAGAGCAGATGCTGGACGAGCCGCAGGTCAAGCTGTTCTGGGGCGTGGTGCACGGCCACCTCAGCGAGCACATCTACCTGAGCCACCGGCGGCAGTGGCAGGCGCTTAGGGACCACTTGTATCGGCAGAGCAAGGATAAGGAGGTATTTACAcaaaagtatattttatgtagtgGTAAAATGATCTTCTTTCTTCAACCTTTTCTCCAGGGGCGTAAGCTTAACTATAGTGGCAGGACTGGCAAAATGCCACGCACCTCTCGCGAATCGCGATGCTTCAGGGCGACGGTCCTGGAGCCCCTCTGAAAAATACCTAGAAAACCCCTAGATACGCACAGTATTTGCCAGTATTTGCCACGGGCCTCGGATGGTTTTACTACGCCACATGCTTATCTCTTCTAGGAATCGAGCCTGAATGAAGATGTAGAGAGTTGAATTCTACTACTAAACTCTCTTTACTATGCAGCTGTCAGGctgaaactaaataaaatctGAAACTACCCTTCGCTTTCAACAGACCGTAACCCTAGAGGAGTTTGAGAAAGTGTCCAAGTCGGTGTTCCCGCTGAAGAGCGACGTAGACATCAAGAACATGGTGGACGTGGTCCGCAAGCAACTCAAGCTCAAGATCAACTGCAACGAGGTCAACTTGGACAAGCTGTTCCAAGAGGTGATACTTAAGTAGATCAATTGATTTTGTTCATCAGAGATAAAAGCTCATCATCACGTTACCtggatacaaattaaaattacgcAGAGTTTTTCGGAGCAGGTAACTTTGTGGGGTAACTCTCGTCTCTCATACATTCCTGAGCTTAGTAGGTaattaagatttatttaaacCGTATAACGTGACCTTGATCTAATCTCGTTGCTATGGTTGTGCCATATAAGTATGTGATTGCTATCAATTTTATTCGTTTCTACTTATCTTTATCGAAAAATCTATATCTCAACTAACTGGCTGCATGATGTCTATGCATGCATGTGAGTACTTAGTGGTGCGGAAAGTAGGTACATTAGATGCATCACTAGATCCGCCTCCCTACGGATGCACCGTCTTTGtggtaaaaaaactaattttgatTAAAGAACGAAGAAGGCTTCGACCGCTTGGAGCTGGCACGCGAGCTGTACCGGCAACGGCAGCTGGCACAGGACAAGTACATCCGCGAGGTGGTGGCCGAGCTGGGCGGCCGCCACGCCGCCGCCAAGCCGGTGACGACTGAACAGCTCAAGCGGGCCTTCGCCATCGTCGACCCCGCCATAGGTAACGTGCCCAGGAGCGATTCTTGTTCATAGGTAACTCGGAATTAATAGATGCAGCATGCAGGCACGCCGTCGCCCTAGCCTTAACCATGGTCCAGCTCAAGCGAGCTTTCGCTATTGTCAACCCCACCATAGGTAACGTACCCAGGAGCGATTCTTGTCCATAGGTAACTCGGAATTAATAGATGCAGCGTGCAGGCACGCCGTCGCCCTAGCCTTAACAATGGTCCAGCTCAAGCGAGCTTTCGACACttttaatttacaaattaaaGCGCGTCCAGTGACAAAGCGCTATTGTCCACCCCGCCATAGGTAGGACTGGGTGGACGCTCTAAGTGGCGAGTGACTGTCGTGCAACAAAAAAATTGATGCAGCAGGCATGCCAACTCCAAACCTGTGGCGACAGAACAGCTGACGAGGACTTTCGCTATCGTAGATCCCGCTACTGGTAGGACTATAGGAGGACTGAGCGATTTTCGTGATAAACTTAGAGGACTTACATGAAGCAGGCACGCCGCCGCCAAAACCGTGGTGCAACAAGACCAACTCATAAACTCAAACCTTCGCTTCATAGATCCCGCCGTAAAATCGTCCCTCTATTCAGCTAACAGTTTAATGTGTGCCGACCGTatcaaagttaaataaaattacctttTCCCAGACCACATCCGCATGGAGCGCTACGTGCGTTGGGCCTTCGGCTCCGGCGCGGAcgcggcgccgctgccgctgcGGTCCGTGGCCGCGCGCCTGGCTGCCGGCGACGTCGAGCGCGCCGGAGCCCGCTACCGGGACAAGCGACGCGTTAACAAGATCCattgaatataataataactattttatattatttaaaaataaatgacaattaTTTACATCACGAAAATGGCTGTTTGGTACTGTTTGGCTAAATCATTTTGTGtattaacaatttaaaatacaactacctacctttaaaaaacTTATAGATGACCTAGTAGTGAATAATGTTTATGAACAATCTTTAATACGAGATAACTAAAATGACAAAGTTTTGAACTTCAAGTTTTGGCGCTCAATTACATGTACcggaaatgaaaaaaaaaactagtgtTGTCTTACATCCGTTAACAGATGTTGAAAAATTTACCGGTTTTTGTTTGGTGGTCTATGGCATATAACCGTTGCATTAATTATTCGACTAAGCTAGAGGAAATTTACTCTGTGCGATAAACAAAAAAAAGCTAAATGTCACATGTcacattgacaaataaaaaatcacacgtGAGTTTGTTTACAATCAAGAGTGGGAAATTTTTTTATCTAGTGCTATAATTTTACTGAAACAATGGCAGATATCATTGAAAACGAAGAACTAGACAAAGACACTGTTGACTCTAAAACTTTGAAacagttattcaataaaaattatgatttattagCAGAAACAACTGTGTCTGAGAAAAAATCTTATGTTAATAAAATACACGGGACCAAGtaagtaaatcctaagataaaCATATCACAATACTATCAGTCCCAAACAGTAATCATTAGTCAAGACATATTTCTACCCTAAATGAACGTAAACTGTGTAACATAATTAGGTtataaagtatgtttatctttaaACTCGAGAACAGTGCCCTATTCATTCAATCGTATTTTCAGGTCCCTAAAACTAGCAGTGAGTGTGTCAAACAACAATGGGATAGAAGTGTATGAACAGGGCAATAACACCCTCAAGCAGGTGTGTCGGCTTAGCGGGCATCAAAAACCTGTGACCGATGTTCTATTCAGTTCCCGGGAGGACCACATGCTGTACTCATCTGGTTTAGACGGATTAGTAAAGCTTTGGGACTTGAGAGCCAGTGGGAGCTGTGTCCAGGAATATAAAGGTAAAGATCATGCACAACACaaattatttagtttaaaaattcAGTTGCTATTGATAGAATGGTAAGTTCCATTATGATAAATGGTTATTAAACAGTTGTACTCTTCTGAGATGCAATATTTTTATCATAGGTTCTtagatcataataataaaatagttaacaatataataaacacttCTAGATGAAGAAGAACAAATAATTCGTCCCTATGAATGCATGGACGTGTCTTGCAATGGGCGCGTGATATGTGCAGGCAGTCAACTAGTGGAGGATGATGCATACCTTGTATTCTGGGACTCCCGAATGCCAAAACCTTTAGGGGGATATTGGAACTCTCATACAGACGATATTACACAAGTAAGTTAGCCACCAGTATACAATATAGAAAATATCCCACCTTTTacatgaatattatgtaaaatggaTAATTCTTTTCATTTACATTTCCAGGTCAAATTCCACAAAGAGAAGACAGAAATCCTAGCATCAGGGTCAATAGATGGACTTTTGAATATATTTAATATCTTGGAACAGACAGAAGATGATGCTCTGATATATTCCTTAAATGTAGAAAATTCAGTAGAGAAAATATCCTGGTTGGACAGCAGAAGAGCTGCCTGCACTACACAGTCCAATGACCTGCAGCTGTGGGACACAGAGACTGGAGATCAACTCAAGAGTTACAGTAGAGATAAAATTTCTAGAAGTATAAAGGTAACACAAATATTTGCTATCATATTAAATCTTAAATACCTAAGCCAAACTTCATTATTATcacttatgtatttttaatttatcattgaatcatttctttttcagaggAGTAAAGATGATGATTGTTATTTAGTGGATATTTTCACATCAATTGATGACACACCTGTACTATTGGCTGGCTCAAATGCTGGAGATgggtaagtaataaataaaatttatcaaaaaatatttcaattgatGAGACTGtttataaaagtaatattttatctCTTTTCAGGGATGTACTAAGGTCAATTACGATAGCAGAAAAGAAATTGCAGCCATGTACAAATTttacacaaaacaaacaaattgtGAGGTGCTGTTGGTACGAAAAAGACGTAAGTATGAATCACCTGACGTTTGATTTACAATATCGTCAAGAATATAATACAGGACGAGTCGTAAATGAGGGAGTTCTCCtatgaagtaaataaaattgttttttaccTTCTAATATGCTGGAAAAATCTATTGCACTGTGTCGCCCGTCCAACGGTGCAATGCGGTAGCGCGGCTGAGTGAGACTAGCACTACTACTAGCAGGCAATATTCCACATCgcttccagtcaccctgtatatggaaTGGAAGTGATAAGCAATAGGGAAAAGATGAATCTAATATGGCTGTATTATGCACAGTGGATGCACTACTAGCCGGCAATATCCACATCGCCTCCAGTCACCCTGTGTATCGAATGAAGTATTAAATGGATGGGAAATGGTATGATGAGTTTTATGTGGTCCTTCCAGAGAGACATCCTGGTGACGGCGGGTGAGGGCGGACGCGTGAGCGTTTGGGCCGGCGCGGCGGGGCAGGCGGCGCCCAAGCGACTCAGCGGCCCGCTAGACAGGCTGCACGTCAACAGATACAAGCCCTATTAGGATTATACAATATACTAGTAATCAATATTgttgaattttattaattaattcaattatgcaacgcgaaagtttaaaattaattatcaatattattgtttttcatttggACAAAATTCTTTACACATCCTTAAGTAGGCGTTTATTCAGTTTTGTGACTAGATGCAAAATGCCTGCTGTGTGAAAACCCGATAAATAACTGGTGCTTAAGATGACTCgaacaatattaaataaacactagcactttcaaaataataatataagccgAATTTTTACAGCTGGATTTATTTCAGTAGGATTCAGGgtccattaaataatacaattttgtAATGTAGACTTATCTCTTTATTTTCTAATCCCAAAATAAAAGCTAACAAAgtgtagataaaaatatttagctaaaatataataatatggacACGTGCACAGCGTGTAcgataaaataatgataatcaGGCACACAAATACAGACTAACGAACACACAATTGACAAAAAGTCACCATTAAAAGCTTATGTTTAATCTTCGAGGGTCAGTGAGAAACTTAGCAGAGTAATATTATGATAATCTTTCCATAGGATTGAAATACGAGTatgctgttattaattttaaaccaaaggatttaaagttaattttgctTGTCTCTCCCCTTTGCTAGAGAGCGAATTGTTAGTTACACATAAGCCCAGCCTCTTCCGAATTACATACTAATTTAAGATAAAATTCAGATTTATACTTTGTACTCATAAAATCCAACGTATTTTTGGAATTcgcttatttattaataaaatgatataTTGATAACACGTAACCCACTAATTTAAGCTCGAcgacaaataaaaatgtttataatatcagtatttatgtatgtataaccACAGCATTCATAATAATTGTCTATGATTGAATAAGATGTGTGTTTATGACCATAGACATATTGTGGCTACCGATCTGCTAGGGAAATGACTATATCTCCACAAATATATTAAAactatcataataattatgctaaaatgaaaaatatctcTTCAAGTGCGTTATTTAATTCTgttataacattaaaataaacaacataatcgcaattaaaatataatatcttaaaaaacctatatttctaaataaatacgGTTAGTGAATATTCGTAATCTTAGTTATTTTGAGTCGTGAAGGAATGTGTATTTGTAAAATGATGATTACGATTCAATCATGAATAAGTCAcgtaatatttttgaaaataatttggaTTCATTAAAGGACATGTAtgaattgaataataatataatttggaCATGAATGAAACCTAGCCTAGGCTTCTGACAGTAGTAGAGGCGTAACGCTACCACTTCTGTTGTGGTAAAAATAGCAGCAATTGTCATTACGAAAATCACTATAAATCATGTCATTTGATGATTACTATTTACTTGCGTAGATAACCTAAGTAAActgagaaaattattaattttgcagTGTTGAGAGAGAAAACTCAACTCGCAGACGTCTGTCTATCTCAATAAGTCTcgttttagaataaaaaatacgCATGCTTTTGTCGAAAATCATTGGtcaagtcaaaataaaataggACCTACATTCTAATTTCAAATCATGATTTCGGGGTTCCCTGCGGACAGGGGGGGAGGGGAGTGCGCGGGGGAGCGGCGCGCGCGGCCGCCTCACTTCGTCGCCAGGAACATTATGAGGCTGCAAACAAACATACATTTGTTTAAACCTAATATTTTAACCGAAAGTTATGATGACTAGATAGGCAGTCTTTCAAAATGAGGTAAATAGCTTGCTTTCAAAACAATAGGTTATTCAATTATCAAACAATTAGTGACATCATAGGTCTTTACTctttagtaaatattttatgctCTTTTACACCTGTTTTGAGGCGGTAACTGCACGGTTACGGTTTGATTTAATAGTGCCTCTTTAAAATCTAAAGCCTCGTATCCAGTTGAGCATGCTCAGGCGCAGGAGCGGCTCATTCAGTCGAGCCACTCGTGCGGAGACGCCCGAGCACGCACGGCTCGCATCTCGTTAAGTCGCTCAAGTGGAGACTCGAGCGACTTAACCAAATGAGTTGCTCATTCGCCTGAGCATGCTCAAGTGAATTCAGACTTCAGGGGAATCGCGTTTGATGTCACATCAATTGATCAGAAATGGGTACAACAATCGGTACATGATGGCGACACTGTAGTCGTTTAAATTTCAaaacagcgtgggacgtccatccacaaggtggaccgacgccatcgtaaaggtagcagggaagcgctggacgcaggccgctaccaatcgatcaacatggaaagcattgggggaggcctatgttcagcagtggacgtcctgtggctgaactGATGAGCAACCTCACCGGAACTGTATGGCCTTGTTGAGCAGCAGGCGGTTGGCGTCGGCGGGGTCGGCGagcggcagcggcagcggcggcgcgtCGGGCGCGTCGTCGCTGAAGGCGtgtgtttgtactgtgcgggaatcgaacccgctacctccggaatagtagtccgtttcgtacaccaaacggccgactacaTATTGAACAACAGGTGTGCAATGAGCGCGGAACTCACCGGAACTGTATGGCCTTGTTGAGCAGCAGACGGTTGGCGTCGGCGGGGTCGGCGagcggcagcggcagcggcggcgcgtCGGGCGCGTCGTCGCTGAAGGCGtgtgtttgtactgtgcgggaatcgaacccgctacctccggaatagtagtccgtttcgtacaccaaacggccgactacaTATTGAACAACAGGTGTGCAATGAGCGCGGAACTCACCGGAACTGTATGGCCTTGTTGAGCAGCAGACGGTTGGCGTCGGCGGGGTCGGCGagcggcagcggcagcggcggcgcgtCGGGCGCGTCGTCGCTGAAGGCGtgtgtttgtactgtgcgggaatcgaacccgctacctccggaatagtagtccgtttcgtacaccaaacggccgactacaTATTGAACAACAGGTGTGCAATGAGCGCGGAACTCACCGGAACTGTATGGCCTTGTTGAGCAGCAGACGGTTGGCGTCGGCGGGGTCGGCGagcggcagcggcagcggcggcgcgtCGGGCGCGTCGTCGCTGAAGGCgtatgtttgtactgtgcgggaatcgaacccgctaccttcggaaagtagtccgtttcgaaccactacaccaaacggccgtccAAATATTGAACAACAGGTGTGCAATGAGCGCGGAACTCACCGGAACTGTATGGCCTTGTTGAGCAGCAGGCGGTTGGCGTCGGCGGGGTCGGCGagcggcagcggcagcggcggcgcgtCGGGCGCGTCGTCGCTGAAGGCGTGCGCGAGCGCGCGCGGCGTGCAGGCCGCCTCGCCGTACGGGCCGCGCAGCCACAGCCACTGCAGCGGCAGCGGGCTGCTCGGCTTGCTCTTCAGGATTATCTGCAAGGCACAAACGACAGCGTGGGTTTGGGCATCtctgtaaagcctggtccgtgagcacgtagaatcccgtccaatgaccccaagctacccatccttatcgctcgcgcgtaattatattgctgtcgcgactgtgcgacgggcgcccgcagtgagtgtgcgagcgcgacagcaacataattacgcgcgagcgatagggatgggtagcttggggtcattggacgggattctacgtgctcacggaccaggctttagaagtgAATCCTATCTTGGCTTGCCCTTTATGATTATCTGCAAGGTTCAACAATCAAACGATGACGTTGTGACCGAGGCTCTGGTTGGTCATATTGATCGACTGTAGAAGTGAATCCTATCTAGGCTTGCTCTTGAACATTATCTGCGAGTTACAAGCGACGTGGGTTACCGAGGTTCTGGTCATCTCTATCGACTGTAAGAGTTAATCCTATCTAGGCTTGCCCTTTAGGATTATCTACAAGGTTTGATTGttgataaaacgacgacgttgtAACCGAGGCTCTGGTTGGTCATATAGATCGACTGTAGAAGTGAATCCTATCTAGGCTTGCTCTTGAGGATTATCTGCAAGACACAAACGACGTGGGTTACCGAGGCTCTGGTCGTCTCTATCGACTGTAGAAGTGAATCCTATCTAGGCTTGCCCTTTAGGATTATCTGCAAGGTTTGATTGTTGATCAAACGACGACGTTGTGACCGAGGCTCTGGTTGGTCATATAGATCTATCGACTGTAGGAGTGAATCCTATCTAGGCTTGCTCTTGAGGATTATCTGCAAGGCACAAATGACGAGGTGGATTGGGCGGCCTTTATCgtttcaccatcatcatcaggacatccactgctgaacgtagacCTCCCCcgatgatttccatatcgcccggttggtagcgacctgcacgTAGTGTCGTCTGTCCACTTGTGAGTCTTTATCGCTTGAAGAGTGAATCCTGAAGGTCGAGTAATCCTGGAGTCTATCCCCAGGACTACTCACTTCTTGGACGCAGGACCTTTTACTAGTTAGGTTTCGTTTCATTGGAGCTCGCactgtatagttccaaaatactgaactgtcctatccatgacattgacagcggggcgccaccgtcaataccggatcgctggttccgatttttaccatgttggaaaccatatagttga comes from the Ostrinia nubilalis chromosome 17, ilOstNubi1.1, whole genome shotgun sequence genome and includes:
- the LOC135080126 gene encoding translin-associated factor X-interacting protein 1-like translates to MACTSTLDLGYPKVLVLDGGFSSQLSVHVGKTADGDPLWSARYLQTHPEAVYNTHLDFLRAGADCISTNTYQASVGGFVKHLGVTPEQGLALIRSAVELAKRARDTYLEECLRKGTSTRTPLVIGSVGPYGAHLHDGSEYDGHYADRTSPETIREWHTPRIKALIDAGVDLLAIETIPCQIEAEVLVEMLKEYPNIKAWLSFSVTDETSVAHGENFQMAAKKCWDLNPNQLVAIGANCCSPKLIAKLFEGINNDRPHAPIPLITYPNSGEKYNVQLGWIEGDICDRIDSFVPGWLDLGVSYVGGCCRTYAADITHIRTQRIFGLSVKKKERDDKLKNLIKENEKLREQNLKLTFDMSKLKKDLGKLKDDKFSDYISLMRERDARYTLYFENLALQLKLKELDGGAGPLDDAYGDPVVLRIALDRCREQLSSTQRELKKMTDEYAETVPRREHDSLTAQFHDATKQTNALKAELQTIHDTYKRVLALKKSVEEELVEVKERCSELERAGTPRPQWELCADFIGGGRDRWWQLASGLSSRDILRVLLKELGPAAESEQLEHFDGLGMDPMIPPYLRYEGKVRNLRLSRREISVIINDIWLGKLEHGQGFSMQDYVTKYFEDRYQQPSVRAEWAYNLCAGAEQMLDEPQVKLFWGVVHGHLSEHIYLSHRRQWQALRDHLYRQSKDKETVTLEEFEKVSKSVFPLKSDVDIKNMVDVVRKQLKLKINCNEVNLDKLFQENEEGFDRLELARELYRQRQLAQDKYIREVVAELGGRHAAAKPVTTEQLKRAFAIVDPAIGNVPRSDSCS
- the LOC135080127 gene encoding WD repeat-containing protein 89 — encoded protein: MADIIENEELDKDTVDSKTLKQLFNKNYDLLAETTVSEKKSYVNKIHGTKSLKLAVSVSNNNGIEVYEQGNNTLKQVCRLSGHQKPVTDVLFSSREDHMLYSSGLDGLVKLWDLRASGSCVQEYKDEEEQIIRPYECMDVSCNGRVICAGSQLVEDDAYLVFWDSRMPKPLGGYWNSHTDDITQVKFHKEKTEILASGSIDGLLNIFNILEQTEDDALIYSLNVENSVEKISWLDSRRAACTTQSNDLQLWDTETGDQLKSYSRDKISRSIKRSKDDDCYLVDIFTSIDDTPVLLAGSNAGDGDVLRSITIAEKKLQPCTNFTQNKQIVRCCWYEKDRDILVTAGEGGRVSVWAGAAGQAAPKRLSGPLDRLHVNRYKPY